A single Wolbachia endosymbiont (group A) of Bibio marci DNA region contains:
- the radC gene encoding RadC family protein — protein sequence MKNYKKGHRKRLREKIILDNGQSLLDYEVLEHILYSAYSRIDVKPIAKSLIENFGSLNKVFNADLEALQNVDGVSNAAISAIFCVKQAFVRSAREEIKDLPIIDNWEKLLDYLRISIGSLNKENFRVIYMNKKYRLIAEDLQNIGTVDQTPLYVREIIKRALLIGSTSIVISHNHPSGDTQPSNSDISLTRQLAEACQSIGIELIDHIIITFSSYFSFKENRLL from the coding sequence ATGAAAAATTACAAAAAGGGGCATAGAAAGCGCTTAAGAGAGAAAATTATTTTAGATAATGGACAATCATTACTTGATTATGAAGTTTTAGAGCACATTTTATATTCAGCATACAGTAGAATTGATGTAAAACCGATAGCAAAGAGTTTGATAGAAAATTTTGGCAGTTTGAATAAAGTTTTTAATGCTGACCTGGAAGCACTGCAAAACGTCGATGGTGTCAGCAATGCAGCGATATCTGCCATCTTTTGTGTAAAACAAGCCTTTGTTCGTTCTGCAAGAGAAGAAATAAAAGACCTGCCTATAATCGATAACTGGGAAAAATTGCTTGATTATTTAAGAATAAGTATAGGAAGCCTCAACAAGGAAAATTTTCGCGTCATCTATATGAATAAAAAGTATCGTCTAATAGCGGAAGACCTGCAAAACATTGGTACAGTAGATCAAACTCCTCTTTATGTCAGAGAGATCATCAAGCGCGCACTTTTGATTGGTTCAACGTCCATTGTAATATCTCACAATCATCCAAGCGGAGATACACAACCTTCAAATAGCGATATATCTCTCACTAGACAATTAGCAGAAGCTTGCCAAAGTATAGGAATAGAATTAATAGATCACATTATTATTACATTCAGTAGCTATTTTAGTTTCAAGGAAAATAGGTTATTGTGA
- the rpsL gene encoding 30S ribosomal protein S12, with product MPTINQLIRKGRLGLTHKKKVPALGESNPQRRGVCTKVYTTTPRKPNSALRKVARVKISGYGEVTAYIPGEGHNLQEHSVVLIRGGRVKDLPGVRYHIIRGALDLRGVQNRKKARSKYGVKKSG from the coding sequence ATGCCTACGATAAATCAATTAATACGTAAGGGTAGATTAGGATTGACCCATAAGAAAAAGGTACCAGCTTTGGGAGAAAGCAACCCTCAAAGGAGGGGTGTTTGCACTAAGGTGTATACTACAACTCCTAGGAAGCCTAACTCAGCACTCCGTAAAGTAGCCAGAGTAAAAATTAGTGGGTATGGTGAAGTGACAGCTTATATACCTGGTGAAGGTCATAATTTACAAGAGCACTCTGTTGTTTTGATACGTGGTGGGCGGGTTAAAGATTTGCCAGGTGTGCGTTATCACATAATAAGAGGTGCCCTTGATCTGCGTGGTGTGCAAAATCGAAAGAAAGCTCGTTCAAAATATGGTGTAAAGAAATCTGGTTAA
- the rpsG gene encoding 30S ribosomal protein S7: protein MARRNKAKKREISPDSRYGSVLLMRFINTIMKCGKKSTAEKIIYDALSLAEKKIGEGGLSIFETAVGNVTPSIEVRSRRIGGATYQVPVEVRQDRAVSLALRWIAKATSAARKKSGKTTVDCLQSEILDAYNKRGGAFKMCEEKYKMAEANKAFSHLRF, encoded by the coding sequence ATGGCTCGTCGGAATAAAGCAAAAAAAAGAGAAATAAGTCCTGATTCGCGTTACGGCAGTGTTTTGCTGATGCGTTTCATTAATACAATCATGAAATGTGGTAAAAAATCTACTGCAGAAAAGATTATCTATGACGCTTTGTCTTTAGCTGAAAAGAAAATAGGCGAAGGTGGGTTATCAATTTTTGAAACAGCGGTAGGAAATGTTACTCCTTCTATAGAAGTGCGTTCTCGACGCATTGGTGGTGCAACTTATCAAGTGCCTGTTGAAGTTCGACAAGATAGAGCGGTTTCTTTAGCGTTAAGGTGGATTGCTAAAGCAACTTCTGCTGCTCGAAAAAAGAGTGGAAAAACTACTGTTGATTGTTTGCAATCTGAAATACTGGATGCTTATAATAAACGCGGTGGTGCGTTTAAGATGTGCGAAGAAAAATATAAAATGGCTGAGGCTAATAAGGCATTTTCTCATCTTCGTTTTTAA